A genomic segment from Saprospiraceae bacterium encodes:
- a CDS encoding lipopolysaccharide biosynthesis protein, which yields MSGSLKDKSVSAFLWVIIDKLGSSSINFIITLILARLLSPEDFGVIAMVMVFFELSSSFVDSGFSNALVREKEISEADKSTTFVFNFITALVVYGILFVCAPAIAGFFKEPSLVPITRIMGLNLIINSFSIIQQAVLTQQIDFKTQTKVRIPSVLISGGVAVVLAFAGFGVWSLVIQLVLRAALDSILLWYFHPWKLSLKFYKASFLRLFKFGSNILLAGLVQRFFQHIFKIIIGKYFALATLGFYDQANRFCNMAINHLFQAAQKISYPILSKLQDDFVRLKEGYRKFIKLTSFAIFPSMVLLGVLAEPIIFTLIGEKWAASVPFLKLLCIAGVTYHFHVINQNILLVLGRSDLGLMIEILEKISITIAIIIGVQFGITGLVIGQVISAYVNLIFTTYYSKKYLNYPFFEQIKDILPTIVISLIMGLVLHFAYQFMVPNFLTLFLLGTIGGVIYLGLHYLWKTDEYLMLEKIILPRTKKLAAKLF from the coding sequence ATGTCAGGTTCTCTAAAAGATAAGTCTGTTTCTGCTTTTTTGTGGGTGATCATTGACAAGCTGGGGAGTAGCTCCATTAACTTTATCATCACCCTTATTTTGGCGCGATTATTATCTCCCGAGGATTTTGGGGTGATAGCGATGGTAATGGTCTTTTTTGAATTATCCAGCAGTTTTGTCGACAGCGGGTTTTCAAATGCGCTGGTCAGGGAAAAGGAAATATCGGAGGCTGATAAGTCCACCACTTTTGTTTTTAACTTTATTACAGCCCTGGTGGTTTATGGCATTTTATTTGTCTGTGCACCAGCGATTGCCGGTTTTTTCAAAGAGCCATCACTGGTTCCCATTACTCGAATAATGGGGCTCAACCTGATTATCAACTCCTTTTCTATTATTCAGCAGGCTGTACTGACCCAGCAAATTGATTTTAAAACGCAAACTAAAGTACGCATTCCTTCTGTACTGATTTCGGGAGGGGTGGCTGTGGTTTTGGCTTTTGCTGGATTCGGAGTGTGGAGTTTGGTCATTCAGTTGGTCCTTCGAGCAGCGCTAGACTCCATATTGTTGTGGTATTTCCACCCTTGGAAACTTAGTTTGAAATTTTATAAGGCCTCCTTTCTAAGGCTTTTTAAATTTGGCTCTAATATCCTCTTGGCTGGCTTAGTTCAACGTTTTTTTCAGCATATATTCAAAATCATTATTGGCAAATACTTTGCCCTTGCTACGCTGGGGTTTTATGACCAGGCCAATCGGTTTTGTAATATGGCGATCAATCACCTGTTTCAAGCTGCTCAAAAAATATCCTATCCTATCCTTTCAAAGTTGCAAGACGACTTTGTTAGATTAAAGGAGGGTTATCGAAAGTTTATCAAGCTGACCTCCTTTGCTATTTTTCCTTCTATGGTATTGCTTGGTGTGCTGGCTGAACCCATCATCTTTACCCTTATTGGGGAGAAATGGGCAGCATCTGTACCTTTTTTAAAATTGTTGTGTATTGCTGGTGTGACGTACCACTTCCATGTGATCAACCAAAACATATTATTGGTCCTTGGGCGTTCAGATTTGGGTTTAATGATCGAAATACTCGAAAAAATAAGCATTACCATTGCCATCATCATCGGCGTTCAATTTGGAATTACAGGATTAGTGATTGGCCAGGTTATTTCTGCTTATGTCAATTTGATCTTTACAACTTATTACTCAAAAAAATACCTTAATTATCCTTTTTTTGAACAAATTAAAGACATTTTACCTACTATCGTCATTAGTTTAATCATGGGCCTGGTCCTCCACTTTGCCTATCAATTTATGGTACCCAATTTCTTGACTTTATTTCTATTGGGAACCATCGGAGGTGTTATTTATCTGGGTTTACATTACCTATGGAAAACAGATGAATACTTGATGCTCGAAAAAATAATTCTTCCTAGAACAAAAAAACTAGCAGCTAAGCTTTTTTAG